A single window of Priestia filamentosa DNA harbors:
- a CDS encoding SDR family oxidoreductase has product MRPSMEDILVNHLKEKIAIITGASRLKGIGAAICRELAETGYHIFFTYWTDYDKEMPWDFELDEPMILKEELGQKGIRVSCMELDLSHPDAPEKLLNRVIKELGHPHILINNAAFSTNTDFSTLTAEELDKHYIVNVRATTLLSIQFAQQFNKNRGGRIVNLTSGQFQGPMPGELAYATTKGAVDALTITLSAELASLGITVNAINPGPTDTGWMTEPIKSQLKPLFPFGRIGEPKDVAKTIKFLVSNEADWITGQIIHSEGGFKR; this is encoded by the coding sequence ATGCGTCCTTCTATGGAGGATATTTTAGTGAATCACTTAAAAGAAAAGATTGCGATTATAACAGGAGCAAGTCGTCTAAAAGGCATTGGGGCTGCTATCTGTAGAGAGTTAGCCGAAACAGGATATCATATATTTTTTACTTATTGGACAGATTATGATAAAGAAATGCCTTGGGACTTTGAATTAGATGAACCAATGATATTAAAAGAAGAGCTTGGGCAAAAAGGGATTAGAGTGTCATGTATGGAGCTAGATTTATCACATCCTGATGCACCTGAAAAACTTTTAAATAGAGTTATTAAAGAACTTGGTCATCCACATATCTTAATTAATAATGCAGCATTCTCAACAAATACCGATTTTTCTACTTTAACTGCAGAAGAATTAGATAAACATTATATAGTAAATGTTCGTGCGACAACACTTCTAAGTATTCAATTTGCTCAACAGTTTAATAAGAACAGGGGAGGAAGAATCGTCAATCTTACTTCCGGTCAATTTCAAGGACCAATGCCTGGCGAATTAGCCTATGCAACAACAAAAGGTGCTGTTGATGCGTTAACTATTACGCTATCTGCAGAACTTGCCTCTTTGGGAATAACCGTCAATGCCATAAATCCAGGACCAACTGATACTGGGTGGATGACAGAACCGATTAAAAGTCAACTAAAACCATTGTTTCCTTTCGGTAGGATAGGTGAACCAAAAGATGTTGCAAAAACGATAAAGTTTCTAGTGAGTAATGAAGCGGATTGGATTACAGGTCAAATCATTCATTCAGAGGGTGGATTTAAAAGATAG